The DNA region CACCGCCGCGGGTCCTCAGTCCGTGTACGAGTACGTGTACCGCTTCGCTGAGTACGTGTACGGAGTCAAAGCCGAACTTTGAATTAGGCGTATCAATGAAATCCCCAACCGCCGCCGGGCTTCGCGGGCCAACACCCCCGCTGCCTTGCGCCCTTCTACTTCCGGCCCGACAACGGCGTCAAGGTTCTTCCCCGGATCACGCCGCTGCCTCACACCGTGTTGGCCCGCGTGCGCCGGCGGGTGAACGCCTTATTCTCCACCCCGCCGTCACAGCCGGTCGGCTGGACTGACCACGCCCCGTCCTCGCCGGCCACTCCCACCCTGGATCATGCCGCGGAGCTCGTTGCCGAGGCCGTCCTCCCGCCACCTTCCGTGCGCCGGGAGACCGTAGCGACGTAGGGGCAGGCACGGGGGCCTGCCCCTACGTCGGGTCGGCCGTGAACACGATGCCCGGCGGAGTGGCGGCGGCCGTCAGGTGCGACGGGAAGCGGTCGTTGCCGGCGACGTGGCGCAGGAGGAACGGCACCGCGTAGCGCAGTACCGACCAGTGCGCCTCGGTCTGCGTAAGTGTCTCCGCAGTACCGCATTCCGGCGACGTGACGCACAGATCGGAGAACGCGTAATGGCCGGTGTCGAGAATCTCGACCAGATAACGCGGCGGGCCGAGCAGGTCGAAGGCCGGGACTGCGGTCTCCGCGAAGTGCGTTCGCGTGTCGAGCGTGCCGCCCTGGATCATCATGGGAATGGCGATGCTGTCGACCTCGTCGATCATCGTGTCGAAGAGCGCCGGCGCGAGGGCGAGGCCGGCGCTAACGCGGTCGTCGAGCGCGCTGACGCGCAAAGTCGTCAGTCCCCCGAAGGAATGGCCCATGACACCGATTCGGGTTGGATCGATGAGGTCGGCGAAGAACGATTCGGCGTCGTTGCTGAGTGCGAGCATGGTGTCGATGATGAAACTGACGTCGGCCGGGCGGTTGGCGTAGGAGTCGAGGATCTGGGCCGGGGTTGAGCAGATGGAAAACTCCCCGGTGGTGTTACCCGGATGCGGGGGCGCGGCGACCACGAAACCGTGCGAGGCGAGACGCGCGGTCAGGAACTGCGACTGGTTAGGGATGCCGCACGACCCGTGCGAGAACACGACCAGCGGCACGTCGGCGAGATCCGCGGCTCGGGCCGCATCGGGGGTGCCCGAGGGGCGGCGGTCGAACGACGCGGTGGCGGGGTCGGCGGGGTACCAGATATAGGTTCGTAAGCTGCGTTGCACGCCGGGCTGGGTCACGGACTCCTTCGTGAAGGTGATGCGCTTGAGACCGATACCGTAAGGACCCGGCTGGATCGGGCTGCGCAGGCCGATGAGCGTAGCGCAGACATCGGCGGCGGTGGCCCGCGCGTCGGCGTTGGCATCGCCGCCGGCATCGCCGGGATCGCCGGCGAAGAGGGTCTCGGTCTGCCGCGCGAGATCGCCGGCGGTGGGATGCTGCGGGGGAGGTGGAACGATGCTCGCCCCAACCGCGGTCGCGAGGGCGATACACGCCGCCCACGGCGTGACGTGCATCGCAGCACGGCGGCGCCGCCGCGTAGTAATGTCGTTTGTGTACATCGGGTGTTCTCCTCGGGAATCGTGAGACCCTATCTCACGCGCGGCACCGTAGGGGCAACCCTTGTGGTTGTCCCCGTCTGCCGACACGGGGGCAGGCACCATGCCCACCCCTCTGTCCATGATGGCGCCGGGTGTTGTCAGAGATCGTGCTGGACGCGTGCGGCGCCGGCACATACGGTGGGCCCGGCCGCCGCGGTGGTGGTGGCGTCGAATGACGGGATCGGGATACAGCGAAACGCGGGGCGGTCGGCGGAACGGATGGCCGGCGTCCGATGTGGCGGTTGGGACCGGAGGGCTCGCGGCGGTGCTGCTGCTCGGCTGGTGGTGGGGGGCCGGGATCTTCGACGACGCGTATATCTTCTTCCGTTACGCCGACAACTTCGCCGCCGGTTACGGCCTCGTTTACAACCGCGGCGAGCGCGTCGAGGGCTTCACGTCGCCGGGATGGATGGCGCTTCTGATGCTGGCCAGATTGGGGACGCCCCGGCTCGAACTGGTCGCCCCGGCGATCGGGGTGGTTGCGGCGGCGTCGTTGGCCCCCGTCGTTTGGTGGGGGCTGACCCGCCGGGGCGAATCCGCCGCGGATCGTCCGGTCAAAGCCGTCCTCGCACTGGGTTTGGTGGGGTTGCCGTGCGTGGTTTTCTGGGCGCACTCGGGCATGGAGGCGCCGCTTTTCGGCGCCGTCGTGGCGGCGGCTCTGGCGGCGTTGCTCCGGCAGGCGGCGGCGCCCCGGGTGTCCGCATGGGCGGCAGTATTCGTGGCGGCAGCGATGCTGGTGCGTCCCGAGGGTGCGTTACTCGCGGCGTGGGTGGGCGTGTGGGCGACGGCGGCTCGCGGACGACTGGATCGTGCGTGGTGGCGCGATGTGGTCGTGCCGCTCGCCCTGGCGGCCGTCCCCGCGGTGGTCGTGATCGTTGCCCGCGAGGCGTACTACGGGGCGCTGGTGCCGAACACGTACGTGGCGAAGGTGACGCCCGACACTGGCGCGCGACTGCAGCGCGGCCTGCATTACCTGTGGCGGATCGTGGGTGGGCACTGGCCGCTGCTGATCGCTGCCGGCGCCCTCGTCGCGGGCGCTGCACGAGGGCGGCGGTGGCCGGGTCGCGCCGCGAGTCTGTTGCTGGGGTGGGTGTTGGTGTGGGCTGTGTACCTGCTCTATGCCGGCGGCGATCACTTCCCGGCCTACCGGATGGCTGTGCCGATGCTGCCGGCCCTGGTGCTGGCGATCGGTGTGCTGTGGCAGGCATTCCCGGTGCGGCGCGCGTGGCAATTGGCGTTCGGGGGTGTGTTGGTTGCGGTCTTCTGCCTGACGACTTATCGCGGAATGCGGGCCGAGGGCGGTGCGGCGGGAACGTTGCCACGAAGAGTCGCGGGCTGGGCGGCGGCGGGCCGATGGTTGGGGGCGCACACCCCGAAGGAAACGCTCGTCGCTGCAAACGTGATCGGTGCCGTCGGCTACTTCAGCGGGAGGCCGCTGGTCGACTTGCTGGGCCTCGTCGACCCGGTCGTCGCCCGTGACGGCAAGGTGAGTTCCGCGGCGGCGCCGGGCCATGGGCGCTATCACACCGACTACGTTTACGCGCGAGCGCCGGATCTCGTCGTCTACCCGACGTCGGGACAGGTCGGCGGCCGACCGTTCGGCGGCTGGGCGGCATTGATGACGGAGTGGCACTACGCCGTCGACGATTTCCGCCGCGACCCGCGCTGGGCCGGTCGCTACGAGCATATCGCCGTCCCACTGCCGGACGGAACGTATCTGGAAATGGACAGGAAGCGGACGTTTGCCATCGATGCCGAATACCTCACGGCGCCGGCGAACGTTACGGGGGAGTGAGCCGCATCGGCGGTGCGGGGTGGCGGCAGGTCCCGGATTGCCCCGTTGACAGTGTTGGCCCATCTCCTTAGGGTTGGTCAAGGCTGACCAACACGCGAGAGGCTTCACATGCCTGAATCGATCTATAACCTCTACGAGGCGAAGTCGGCACTATCGCAACTCGTCGACCGCGCGGCCGCCGGAGAAGAGATCATTATCGCCAAGAACGGCACTCCGATGGCGAAGCTCACCGCCGTTCCACGTCGAGTACGCCGTAAGCCCGGGGGGTGGAAGGGAAAGGTTTTCATACGCAAGGACTTCGACGATCCACTTCCGAAAGCCCTCCTCTCCGCATTCGCGGGGCGGCGATGATGCCGGCTGCACGGCTGTTGCTCGACACCCATGTGTTTCTCTGGTGGCGCGCCGACAGCCGACATCTTGGGCGCACGGTGCGCGAGGCGATCGGGACCGCCGAGGTGGCGTTTGTGAGCGCGGCATCCGCGTGGGAGGCGGCGATCAAGGTTGCACTTGGCCGGCTACGGTTGCCGGCACCGATGGAGGTAGGGGTCATCGACAGCGGGTTTCAGAAGCTTCCCATAACGTTTCCGCACGCCGAAGCGGCGGCGGCCCTCCCCCCGCATCATACCGATCCGTTCGACCGCATGCTTGTGGCCCAGGCAGCGATCGAGGGGCTGGTCCTTGTGACCCATGATCGGAAGTTGCGAGCTTACGACGTGGACATCCTCTGGGCATGACCGGCCTGTTGCGGGCTTGTGGCCCCTCGAGTGCGGGTGCCGCATTGCGAGACGAGCGCTCGATCTCTCCGCGGCGACGCCGACTACCGCACGGCGCCGGCGAACGTTACGGGGGAGTGAGCCGGAGCAGCGCGGCGGGGCCGTTTGCGAGGCGCGGCTCGTAGGTTGCCGTGGCCTCGAGGCCATCGACCAGCGCCCGCGCCGGATCGCTGACGTAGCCCGCGGGCACGTCGAGAATCCACGGCGGGGGCGACTTCAGACCGTGCCGTGCCGCCGCCTCGGCACTGAGCACGACGGTGTCCGGCGTGCCCGGCGGGGCGGTCCACATGAGATACGATTGGAAGGCCAGCGGTGCCAGGACGACCTCGCCGCCGCGCCGCTCGCGCGCGAGCGTGTCCGCCGCGGCCTGGACGAATTCCATGTTACGTTCCATCGGCAGCGCGTAGTGGTCGCGGTAGCGCGCGTACTGGGTGAGCGAGTCGTCGACCAGGAACAGCAACATAAGTGCGGTGGCCGCCGCGGCGAGCCGCGAACCGGCGCCGCCAACCAGCCGGCCGATGCTGACGATGGCGAACATCAGATAGCCGAGGAACCAGACCTCCAGCACCCAGAAGAAGCGAAAGAACGGCATGTAGGGCGTGGCGACCGACAGGGCGAGGTAGCCGCCGAGGACGAGCAGCGGCAGGAGAAACAGCGGGTGCGTCAGGCGGGTGCGGTCGGCCGCCAACCACATGAGCAGTCCCAACGCACCCAGCGGCGCCGTGCTCACGAAGCGCGTGTCGACGAGCTGGGTCCATAACGCAAAGTGGATCACCTCGCCGGGCGAGATACCCGTGGTATCGCGCAGGGCCGCGAACTGGGCGAGATACTGGCCCGGGTCGAGCGCGCTGCCGAGCAGGAGGTGATTGCCGAGCAGCGTGGCCGGCAGGGCGAGTGCCGGCAGCGCGGCATACGCCAGACGACGATGGATGGGTGCCGGTACGAGCAGGAATTGCAGCGCGCACGGCAGCGCCACCGGCTTGATGAGAGCCGCCAGCAGTACGCAGGCCGCCGCGAGGGTGAACCGGCCCGCGATCAGCAGCCAGATGGACACGAAGACGAGGGCCGTCAGATACAGGTCGGCACTCGACTTGAGGGTCAGAAAGGTGCGCGATGGGTCGAGCAGCAAGGCCAGCGACCACAGGATTCCCACCGTGCGCCCGAAGCTGTCCCGCCCGACGAGATAAACCGCGGCGCCGAGGAGCCCGGTGGCCACCGAAGTGCACGCGACCGCCGTGTGAACGTTGCCGAGCGGGCCGAGCGTGAAGACCAGGAGGGGTTTGGGCTGGAAGAAATAGTCCAAACCGTGGAGTGCTCCGGTGCCGGTTGCCCAGTCCCGAAAGAAGACGAAATACGCCAGCAAGTCGGTGTCGAACACGTGGAGCGGATACAGCGGGACGAAGGCCAACGCCACGGTGACGTGAAGCGCGAACAGCACGGGAGCCCAGAGGTCAAGGCGCAGGTTCGGGTCGCCA from Candidatus Binatia bacterium includes:
- a CDS encoding alpha/beta fold hydrolase gives rise to the protein MYTNDITTRRRRRAAMHVTPWAACIALATAVGASIVPPPPQHPTAGDLARQTETLFAGDPGDAGGDANADARATAADVCATLIGLRSPIQPGPYGIGLKRITFTKESVTQPGVQRSLRTYIWYPADPATASFDRRPSGTPDAARAADLADVPLVVFSHGSCGIPNQSQFLTARLASHGFVVAAPPHPGNTTGEFSICSTPAQILDSYANRPADVSFIIDTMLALSNDAESFFADLIDPTRIGVMGHSFGGLTTLRVSALDDRVSAGLALAPALFDTMIDEVDSIAIPMMIQGGTLDTRTHFAETAVPAFDLLGPPRYLVEILDTGHYAFSDLCVTSPECGTAETLTQTEAHWSVLRYAVPFLLRHVAGNDRFPSHLTAAATPPGIVFTADPT
- a CDS encoding type II toxin-antitoxin system prevent-host-death family antitoxin, whose product is MPESIYNLYEAKSALSQLVDRAAAGEEIIIAKNGTPMAKLTAVPRRVRRKPGGWKGKVFIRKDFDDPLPKALLSAFAGRR
- a CDS encoding type II toxin-antitoxin system VapC family toxin, with protein sequence MMPAARLLLDTHVFLWWRADSRHLGRTVREAIGTAEVAFVSAASAWEAAIKVALGRLRLPAPMEVGVIDSGFQKLPITFPHAEAAAALPPHHTDPFDRMLVAQAAIEGLVLVTHDRKLRAYDVDILWA